One window of the Fusobacterium animalis 7_1 genome contains the following:
- the secG gene encoding preprotein translocase subunit SecG gives MSTLLNVLLFLSAFVLIVLVLIQPDRSHGMTASMGLGASNTIFGINKDGGPLAKATEVVAALFIICSLLLYLTR, from the coding sequence ATGTCTACATTATTAAATGTTTTGTTATTTTTATCAGCATTTGTATTGATAGTTTTAGTTTTAATACAACCTGATAGAAGCCATGGAATGACAGCGAGTATGGGGCTAGGAGCTTCAAATACTATATTTGGAATAAATAAAGATGGAGGACCTTTGGCAAAAGCAACAGAAGTAGTTGCTGCATTATTTATAATTTGTTCTCTGTTACTTTACTTAACTCGTTAG